TTTTTTTAGCATTGTTGTATATCAAAAAAATGATAATAATTTTGATATTGTAGAGATTACAATGTTTGTTGTATTTATGCTGAAATTTGTTTGTTGAGTTTCAGAGTTATTTTAGTGGTTAGCTACAATATAGAATTTAAAAAAAAGCAAGAGCCATATAAACTCTGCCTAAACAAGGTTAGAATCAGTATACTTAGCAGTAATTTAGCCGGAGGATTATATACATAAAACAATAAAATATATAAAAAAATAATTATTTAATATAAAATTATGCAATATGATGTAAAGCAAAAGTTTCTTGATGTAGAAATTAACTCTTTAGAAGAAGTTGTACTAACTATTCTCTCTTCAGGCAAATGCTATGGAACAGAAATAATTGAAATTGTAAGTTCTGCTAGTGAGGGAAGAAAACAATTAAATTTTGGAAGCTTATATCCTACGCTTTATAAGCTTAAGATAAGAGGGCTGATAGAAGAAGATTTAGGCGAGACTCATCTACCTGAAAGAGGTGGACATCGACGTAAATACTATAAGATTACTGAGTTAGGTATCCAAGCATTATCTCATATTGAGAATTTTCGCCAAAAGTTACGTTTACGAGAACAAGTTTTTCCTACATCCCTACAATAATTTTTATTCAAGATATTGAAAAAAATCTCAATAGATTTTAATGTAAATATGCTAATTCTCAAGTTTATTGCTCAATTAATTAGTCCTTTATTGGCTGAATCTATAAGAGATGAAGCTTTGGGAGATGTATGGGAAGCTTATTACAAATTAAGAGCGAAAGAAGTCTCTGCAATCTTATGTATTGTTTTAACTATATTTAGATTTATGCTCCTGATTTGGGCTTCCTTACAGATAAAATATCTAGAAAAATGGCATAAAAACATTACTCCAAGTATATCTGAACCTCCTACTATAAAAGTACTTGATTTTCCCATTACTGCTTTAACTTTTGAAGATCAGATCCAAACACTGCGGAAATGGATGATCGCACGCGAAAGTAGAACAGTCTGCATAGCTAATGTCCACATGCTCATGGAGGCTCATGGGAATTCAGAGTTTGCTAATGTCTTAAAAAATGCAGATTTTGTCACTCCAGATGGGATGCCCGTAGTTTGGATGATGCGGCGGATGGGTGCGCCTTCTCAAGATCGTGTAGGCGGGATGGATATCTTACAAGCATTGTGTAGGCTAGCTCAAATACAAAATGTCAGTGTTTTCTTTCTCGGTTCGCAAACAGAAATCCTTGCTAGAATGCGGAAAAGTCTAGAACAAGAATTTCCCAAGCTGAAAATAGCAGCGATGGAACCTTTACCCTTCCGTCCGCTGACGGAAACTGAAGACGCAGATTTGATCAATAAAATCAATAAAAGTGGTGCTGGCCTAGTATTTGTATCTTTAGGATGTCCAAAACAGGAACACTGGATGGCCCAGCATAAAGGTAAAATCCAGGCTGTAATGATTGGAGTTGGTGGAGTTTTCCCCGTTTACGCTGGAATCCATAAGCGCGCACCACGCATAATTAGAGAATTAGGATTTGAGTGGCTTTATCGCTGGATTCAAGAACCACTTCGCCTCTGGAGTCGTTATCTCACCACAATTCCACCTTTTATGTGGCTGGCAACAAAACAGTTACTCTCATCAAGTCGTTTTAATTCGGTATTTTTTCAAGAAACAGGAGAGTGAGGGGTTTAGGTTGTTAAATACGGTACAATCTACACGCTGATGTATAACCCTGACTTTTTACGGGATCTGGAAAACGAAAAGGGGTTAAACTAGCGAGGTTGTTATTAGGGGCAAGCTGATTGTAAAAAGTTTTGTCCCGGTATAGACTGCTGTGTAGACATTGGTGCAGACTACTGAGTGTGAAAATCTGGAACTGGGGCTGCTGCTGGGCAGCGTTGATGCGTTGATATCACGCGCTTGATAGCAACAGCGAACAACTTGACCATTACAAAATATTTGATGTGATGAACCCTATCTACATGATTGTCTAGTCAGGGATTGACATGGTATCCGGTAAGAGTGCAAAGTTGCGATAATGGAGCTTTTGGCAACTGTACTCAGTCCGTGGAAACTATGGATACTGTCACCATCATTGAAGGGGAAATACTCAGGGGAGACAATACGCTTGTGCCGTTGGACTCGGCGACGTTATCCACAGCACCGGATGTGATGGCGCGGTTGTTATTGGGGAAGCGATCGCCTAATACTCAAAGAGCTTATGCTAGGGATTTGCGGGATTTTTTTGATTATGTGGCCCATCAACCGCCTACGCCTTCTGTGGTAGCACAGTTTCTCAAGTTGGAGCAAGTCCAAGCAATTAATATTGTCAGTCAGTATAAAGAAAGCCTGATGAATAAAGGACTGTCGGAGGCGACGGTGAACCGGCGGTTATCGGCAATTAAGTCGCTGGTGCAGGTGGGGAGGGTGTTGGGGGTGTGTAATTTTGTGCTGGATGATGTGGGGGCGGAAAAAGTTAAGGCTTATCGAGATACCAGCGGTGTAGCACCGGAGGCGATCGCTAGCATGATGCAGCTGATTGATACTAGCACTGTCATGGGGAAGCGCGATTATGCCATTATGCGGTTGTTGTGGGACAATGCCCTGCGGCGCAATGAAATCTGCCAGATGAATATCGGCGATTTTAACGCCAGTGGGGGGACGATTTCTATTTTGGGTAAGGGGCGGGGGACGCAAAAGGAAACTATTAAACTCAGTCGCAAAACTATAGCGGCGATTACTGATTGGTTGATTGCTAGCAGGCGGACTAAAGCTAAATTAAATGAACCACTGTTTGTGGCGCTGGTGGAACATTATAAGGGGAAGCGGTTGACTGGGGAATTTATTCGCAAGTTGGTGGATACTTTGGCGCAAGAGGCTGGTATTCCTAAGAAGATGTCGCCGCACCGGATTCGGCATAGTGCGATTACCAAAGCTACAGAGGTGTTTGAGGGTGATTACCAAAAGGTGCAGAAGTTTAGTAGGCACGCGAATATTAATACTGTGCTGAAGTATGACGATAACCGTAAAAAACAGGAGTTTCAAGCTACTATCACTGATACGCTGGCTGACCTGTTTTGAGGCAACTAAGATTTAATTAAAGTTCTTTAAATCAATAATCTAGGGGGTAAATATTGATATTGAGCGTTGTTTAACTGAAGACAGCTAGGGGAGAAATATTTTTATATCTATTTACCGTTAATTTCAGTTTTAATTAATTATTATTGTTTGATGTCAATTTCCCAAGGTTAAAATACCTGATGGCATATCTACGACTAACCTACGATTAGTCAGCCATTGACGACCGAGTAAAACTTCTGGCACTCCATCACCAGCATAAACAGGAATATCAAAAATCTCTCCATCAATTCTGACAAGGCCTGCATAAATATCAAAGTTAGATACACCTCTTGCCATCAACATCGAACGTTCGCCTAAATATTCCCAATCAAACCCTTCCAAGTCCTGCTGATCAATGGCTAACCAATCTGAAAATCCTGTATCTAAAACCACATCAATTGGTAATTCAAATCCATTGGCGGCAATCAATTCGATTTCAAAAATCAACTCCTCCCCATCACCAAACCTTCCTGATATCATATTGTCCCAGCAACTCCAGTATCGTTAATTTTAAAGACGAAAACGGGACAGTTTGGGTGTTTTTGGCGTGACATTTTAATAGCAGTCATCTCATCTTTATCAACAAAATATTCGCGGCTTTCTGGTTCGACTGCCATGTACCAGTTGTAGTGAGTTTTAATTAGTTCGGGTTGGACTCTATCAAAAATGGGCTTACAGCGTTGGTAAAATTCTTCTTGAGAAGTTTTCTTGGCAAGCTTTTTCTCTTCTGCCCACTGGATTTGGGGAAAAATTCTTCCCCTGCGGGTAACGCGGCTGGGTTTGGTTTCGGTCATAGTTGATTCTCACGAATGGGTGATATCTATATTTATATTAGGGGCAGATACAGCCTGGCTGACACAGGGGCAGAATAAACTGTTTAGTTTAAATACTGAACATCAGTAGCTTTTTTTGAAGAACTTACAGCTTTTAAATTTGCACAAAATAAAGCCACTGCAATATATGCTATAACGGACAGAAAATTTTCGACTTGCTGACAAGCTAACTTGTTGACTGGTTAGGAAGCTAACTTGCTATATTTATAGCTTGCCAGTAAGCTCGTAAGCAACATGGTTGGCTGTTCATTCAATGATCATCGCGATAGCAAATCAAAAAGGAGGTGTAGCTAAAACCACCTCCACCATCTGTTTAGGAGGAATCCTGGCTTGTTCGGGTACTGTCCTCGCAATTGACCTTGACCCTCAAGGGAACCTCACTACGGGTTTAGGGGTAGAAGTGGCTGACGAGCAGATTAGCTGCTATGACGTAATTACAGAACAAGCAGAAGTCATTGATGCTGTAGTTGCGACTAAATCCGGACTTAGCCTATTACCTGCCGACATTAATCTTGCGAAAGGAGAAACCGAAATTCTTATGAAGGTGGGTAACTTTTACATCCTCAAAGAGAAACTGGCCCCCATACTTAAGCAATACCAGCACATCTTGATTGATTGCCCACCTTCTTTGGGACTGTTAACGGTTAATGCCTTAGCAGCTGCGGATGTAGTCTTGATTCCAGTGCAGTGTCAATTTTTTGCACTCAAAGGACTGGCTGCACTGCTGGAAACATTAGCCAGCGTGCAAAAACGCCTCAATCCTCAACTAAGAATATTGGGGGTACTGCCGACAATGGCTGAAAACACGGTGATGACTCAAGATGTCTTGGACTCTCTCAAGAAACGACTGCAAGACATACGCATTTTTGAACCCGTTCCCAAGTCCATCAAGTTTTCCGAGTCCAACTTAGCCGGCGAACCTATACATATATATACCAACGACAAAAAACTAGTGCAGCCCTATGGGGCGATAGCCAATTTGATTGCTGAAATGTAAAGGCATAAAAAAACCTATGGCAAAGCGACGTGTCCGATTAAATGACGAAAATGACCCGCTATCCTCAACGGATAAAGTCTTGGCTGGATTTGAGCAAGTTAGCAAGTCAACAAGTCAACCAGATAAAAAGTCAACAAGTCAGGAAGATAGCAATTCAACCATTCAGGAAGCTGACAAGCCAACAAGCCAGGAAGATGACTTGTCAACAAGTAAACAAGATAAAGCACAGCCGTTGACCCCTACTTCTCAAACCAACAATCGTCGGAAGAAGTCAACAAGTCAGCAAGACAGCAATTTGACAAGTCAGGAAGCTGACAAGTCAACAAGTCAGGAA
The nucleotide sequence above comes from Tolypothrix sp. PCC 7712. Encoded proteins:
- a CDS encoding aspartyl protease, translated to MISGRFGDGEELIFEIELIAANGFELPIDVVLDTGFSDWLAIDQQDLEGFDWEYLGERSMLMARGVSNFDIYAGLVRIDGEIFDIPVYAGDGVPEVLLGRQWLTNRRLVVDMPSGILTLGN
- a CDS encoding PadR family transcriptional regulator, whose product is MQYDVKQKFLDVEINSLEEVVLTILSSGKCYGTEIIEIVSSASEGRKQLNFGSLYPTLYKLKIRGLIEEDLGETHLPERGGHRRKYYKITELGIQALSHIENFRQKLRLREQVFPTSLQ
- a CDS encoding WecB/TagA/CpsF family glycosyltransferase encodes the protein MLLIWASLQIKYLEKWHKNITPSISEPPTIKVLDFPITALTFEDQIQTLRKWMIARESRTVCIANVHMLMEAHGNSEFANVLKNADFVTPDGMPVVWMMRRMGAPSQDRVGGMDILQALCRLAQIQNVSVFFLGSQTEILARMRKSLEQEFPKLKIAAMEPLPFRPLTETEDADLINKINKSGAGLVFVSLGCPKQEHWMAQHKGKIQAVMIGVGGVFPVYAGIHKRAPRIIRELGFEWLYRWIQEPLRLWSRYLTTIPPFMWLATKQLLSSSRFNSVFFQETGE
- a CDS encoding tyrosine-type recombinase/integrase, encoding MDTVTIIEGEILRGDNTLVPLDSATLSTAPDVMARLLLGKRSPNTQRAYARDLRDFFDYVAHQPPTPSVVAQFLKLEQVQAINIVSQYKESLMNKGLSEATVNRRLSAIKSLVQVGRVLGVCNFVLDDVGAEKVKAYRDTSGVAPEAIASMMQLIDTSTVMGKRDYAIMRLLWDNALRRNEICQMNIGDFNASGGTISILGKGRGTQKETIKLSRKTIAAITDWLIASRRTKAKLNEPLFVALVEHYKGKRLTGEFIRKLVDTLAQEAGIPKKMSPHRIRHSAITKATEVFEGDYQKVQKFSRHANINTVLKYDDNRKKQEFQATITDTLADLF
- a CDS encoding ParA family protein translates to MIIAIANQKGGVAKTTSTICLGGILACSGTVLAIDLDPQGNLTTGLGVEVADEQISCYDVITEQAEVIDAVVATKSGLSLLPADINLAKGETEILMKVGNFYILKEKLAPILKQYQHILIDCPPSLGLLTVNALAAADVVLIPVQCQFFALKGLAALLETLASVQKRLNPQLRILGVLPTMAENTVMTQDVLDSLKKRLQDIRIFEPVPKSIKFSESNLAGEPIHIYTNDKKLVQPYGAIANLIAEM